The DNA region tccgtcaggttttgaaaatgggccgacaatcggctgacagctctaagatcgtgtagtgtgcgctgggctttacactaaggaaatgaggaagggaggagtcagtggagagcaccggagttgagcctttttttcattcagtgtcatcaacagaaagagaaaaaggccggaagagacgataatgccgataattaaaatgacgtcgatagttttaatttatcgtacgattaatcgatttatcgtttatcgcgacaggcctacctCCAGTACAATGCATGCACTGAATTGtccatttttcaaaatatctcaaaattGATCAAAAGTTCTAAAAGTCTTTTTCTACAATCCTACCCAAACATATTGACCACTGTCAAGTGGTTTTATTGTTGCGTAGCGATTCCTTTAAATACCAAGATCAGTCTTGGAATTTAAATTTGCCACTTTTTAAAAGGCTAGATCatattgttaaaatgtaaatatcaaGAAATTTAGCTTCACACATTTGTGGTTTTACCTCCATTTCAAGCATATCAAGATCACACCAAACTGAACTTTACAATCAAGGTAAGAGACTGTGTACCATTACACTATTAGTGAAAAACGTATGCCAGTTTCACATGTTGTCAAACATCACAAACCACAAACTCCAGGGTGCGTTGTATTGGCATGGTTATGAGACACTAGATCAGGGGTGGCGAACACGCGGCTCTCGACCAATAAGAATGCGGCTCTTTGCCTGTTACCATATTTTCTATATACTGTGGCTCTTTCCTcgtttcatgtttcttttcttctttttttttatatcttaaacaCACTTAAATCCATCAGgggttattaaaaacaaataatattttaaaattaataaattaatttgacagATTGGGTGTTTTTTATGAGACGTAAGACGTAAGAGACGTAAGTGACCGCCAATCATATGCGCGGATTACGTCTCATGCCGGGAAATTaggtaaacattttatatgcaTGCAGACCGCAGACTTACCTTCTttgtaaaaatggcaaaatgcaAAGCTAAACGAAAATATGACGATGAACACAGGACATTTCTGGAAGAATGGGAAGATGCTTACTTTTTTATTGAACGGAATGGCAAATCGCTCTGTTTATTATGCGATACCACGATATCACATTACAAGGCTTCAAACCTTCAGCGTCATTTTAGCACACTCCATGCTAATATTGACAAGGATTTCCCCAAAGGTACTGAACTACGGAAGCAAAAATTGAGCACATTGAAAAGCCAGGTAAAAAGACAGTCTCAAATGTTTCAGCAATTGACCAAGCGTGGAGAAGCTGTGACACTTGCATCCTATAAAGTGGCATGGAATATTGCCCGTGCTAAAAAACCATACAACGAAGGCgagtttttaaaacagtgttttgtaGATTTAATTGACATTTTGGCTCCAGATAACAAACAACTCAAAGATTCCATCACTGATCTCCAGATGTCACGGcacacagttgaaaccagaataTCAGACATAAATAATGCGCTTGAATCTGATCTACATGCAGACCTGAACGCATGTGCTTATTTTAGTGTAGCATTAGACGAGTCATGCGACATACAGGACAAGCCACAGTTGGCAATATTTGTACGAATGATTTCTGAGGACTGCGTGGTGAAAGAAGAGCTTCTCGATATTGTCCCATTAAAAGACAGAACTCGCGGCACTGACGTAAAAGAAGCAATGATGGAAGTATTCAAAACAGCGAATATGTCTTTAGAAAAACTCACCGCAATAGCCACGGATGGAGCGCCATCAATGATTGGTTCTGTGAACGGCCTTGTGGGCCTTTGTAAGGGTGATGACCTCTTCCCCGATTTTTGGAATTTTCACTGCATCATCCACCGGGAGCAACTCGTGTCTAAAACACTGAATTTAGACCACGTCATGAAACCTATGATGGAGATTGTGAACTACATCCGCACGCATGCCCTTACTCACCGACAGTTCAAAAATCTCATTGCTGACCTAGACGGAGACTTGCCAGGTGACTTGCCACTGCACTGCGCTGTAAGATGGCTCTCAAGAGGTAAAGTGGTTTCACGCTTTTTGGAGCTTTTGGAACCAGTAAAATTGTTTAtggcagaaaagaacaaaagttaCCCTCAGCTCTCAGACCCCAAATGGCTTATGGATTTGGCTTTCTTAGTGGACATGCTTTCACACTTGGACAAACTAAACCTGGACCTGCAGGGGAAATTAAAAACTCTTCCTGATCTGACACAAAGTGTATTCTCCTTTGTTAACAAGGTGAAGCTGTTCAAAGTGCACATTCAAAATGGCAATCTGTCCCATTTTCCTTCATTGCGCAGCGCCCAGCAGAAGGCTGGCATTAGAATGAATATGGGTCAGTACGTGAAAATGCTTGCGCAACTGTACGGGAGCATTACTTCGCGTTTTGAGgacctgcagcagaaaagacCACAGATCGCTCTTCTCATCGACCCTTTTAATGCAGAGGCAGACTGCCTCAAATCCCCGCTTGTCACTGATGA from Xiphophorus hellerii strain 12219 chromosome 13, Xiphophorus_hellerii-4.1, whole genome shotgun sequence includes:
- the LOC116730695 gene encoding general transcription factor II-I repeat domain-containing protein 2A-like, encoding MKPMMEIVNYIRTHALTHRQFKNLIADLDGDLPGDLPLHCAVRWLSRGKVVSRFLELLEPVKLFMAEKNKSYPQLSDPKWLMDLAFLVDMLSHLDKLNLDLQGKLKTLPDLTQSVFSFVNKVKLFKVHIQNGNLSHFPSLRSAQQKAGIRMNMGQYVKMLAQLYGSITSRFEDLQQKRPQIALLIDPFNAEADCLKSPLVTDEAASELEMIELREDDRLKSLLKEGPVAFWRVVPTEKYPCVKRAALKLLSMFSSTYVCESLFSTLKHVKSKHRSVLTDTHVKELLRVATTEYQPDLQRITRNKRCQKSH